Below is a genomic region from Rosa chinensis cultivar Old Blush chromosome 5, RchiOBHm-V2, whole genome shotgun sequence.
GCAAACCCTAGTGATCTATTCTATTGGTAGAGGTAGCTGTCATAACTCCACATCTTTTATGgtaaattttcaaaatacccGAAGGTCAAGATTTGGGAGCCATTAATTTTGATAATTATGAAAGGCAAAAGTTGGTTGCAGTCTTACCCCCAACATTCTTTTAAAGTTGTTGGTATTGTTGAAACAACCAAGGATTGTATCCACCGCGTATTTCGAACTTCGACAGCACATTGGTGGACAAGAAAACCTAAAGCTCTTAGAATTATTTATAGTCCCTTGTATTATGctcataacaaaataaaatgcgaCCCAGTACCGCACAGATACAATCTGGCTTCTCTCCAGCCCACTAGTTGTGTATCTTTATGTTTATATTTGATTTTGACATTTTATATGTACATGTATGTGTGCGTGTACTGATACATTCATATGTTAATATACAATGCGTATATTTGGGTCATTCTGAGTAAATATAAGATGCACCAAGCCACTAAAGATAAATTGgtgtttcctttttctttctctgctGGGTCAATTCTGTTTGAAACGAGATTGGCTCTTTTTGGACTAATTTAGGAAATCTTTAATGGTTCATAAATACTTTTTTCAAATGAGATATAATGAAATGTTTTAAATAGTGCCAGGCCAATTATTCCCTTGATGTGGTTGGATCAACTAAGAGTACACAAGTCCgatcttttattttgaaattctgcTCAAGTCTACTGTAATCTTTTTCCAGAATGTAATCTGAGAAATATCTGCTGAAGTTTATGTTACTGATATATGGTGATGCTGCCATTATATATGCAGAAACACTGGTTCATTCTACATTAGAACATTGCGATGACGCAGACTTCACATTTACTGTCTTTTTCAACATGAAAGAGCACATGGTATATGTGAAACAGAGGCCATACCTCCAAACATTCTTGGAGCGAGTTGCAGAAATGTTTGATGTTGTTATTTTCACTGCCAGCCAAAGCATATATGCCGAGCAACTTCTTGATATATTGGATCCATATCGAAAGTTCATATCTCGCCGAGTTTATCGTGAATCATGCATTTTCGCAGATGGCAGTTACACTAAAGATCTGACAGTCTTGGGGGTTGATCTTGCAAAAGTTGCCATTATTGATAATACTCCACAGGTAGATCCTCTGGCAAATTTGTTTAATGGCTTAGCCCTTGGCTAGCcgtttcttagtttttttttgttttgttttttgcctTCTGCAATTGGTGTTGCTCGTCGTATTTCCACTTTATGGACTGTCCTATTTGCTCAAGAACTTGCCTGCACTAGCTCCCGCTTAAATCGGTACCATTTATGCGTTGGTAGACTTGAACTCACTGTATGTGTTAATAAAATATTGAAGTTTTTTCATGGGCTCATTATCTGATGTGGAGCTGATTTTGTAACCATTTTTCATCACCAGCTGTTTCCATGTCCCACTTTAAACTTTTACAttgcttagtttttttttttctgtccctttctttctttcgttCCCACTGCAAACTTTTATGATTGGACTGTATGTTTCTTactattagaaaaaaaaaatacgcgCTCTTGTAAAAGTACATATCATAATCAGActttagaagaaaagaaaaggtacaAACATATTCTTGGTGGGCTTTAGGTTAAGGTTGTGTGTGCTCACCCTTGCCCTCCATGAGGAGAgttagagaaagaaaaagaagtgatAATTCAGCAAAAGGTTGAGAAATAAAGAATATCGAGTTAGCaagtaaaaaaaatgaaaagaaacgAACCTAGTTGTTACTGGATAAACTGACTGTTtcactcttattttcttgtgaTCATTTCAGGTTTTCCGCTTGCAAGTCAATAATGGAATTCCCATAAAGAGTTGGTTTGATGATCCATCCGACAGTGCATTGATTTCATTACTTCCTTTCTTAGAGACCCTGGTTAATGCTGATGATGTCCGCCCCATAATTGCCAAGAAATTCGGTAACAAGGAATAAGAGTCCCTTGTCTTTCTCATTTGCTTGAATATAGCAGCTCCTTGTCCCTCATATATCTTAGCACCTATTGGCCTCTAATCTAGATGCTCTCCTTCTCTTTTGAGCTCACAAGATAATTAGCTATACAATAAACTCTTTACTTACTTACCGTCAGTCAGCTTTTGGTTGTTGTTCCCTTATTCTTGTCCTTTCAGATGACAACACTGTGGAATGATTTGTCTAATTTTGTTCAAAGGTAATTATTGTTCAGTTTAAGTTGCTTTTATATCAGGGTGGATACATGAGATTAGGTAGATAATATTGGCCTCTAATCTAGTGCCATGCTCTTTTGTTTTAACCTCATAAGATGATTAGACAGACAATAAAATGGTATTTTCCCTTATTCAATCAGCTCTTGTTTCTTGTTACcttatttcttcttcatttcagctGACAACACCATGGAAGGGTTTGTCTAATTTTTGTTCCAAGGTAATTGTAAAATACGTCTTTTATCCATGTACAGCTTTAGGCTTTCTATATCAGGCGTGTGTACATGAACAACTATTGAATACTGAAATCTACTCATTGCTTCCTTTGTAGTCTCTGATTGATAATTGAATGCTTATGCTACACTGGAAATTTAATTAATACCTTGTGTTAAAATTGGAACTGGAAGCATATGTAGTAAATGGCTTGCAGAAGAAAAATCTCTTTAAAGCTGAATGAAGTTGAAAGCAGAAATCCTCGTATCATTCTCTTGTCATATCATGTTGCTTAGATGCTTATTAGTAAGGAAATCTTGAAGTATGATGTTGAACAGCTTTACTTTGTTTTTTCTCCCCTGTGAGGGTGAAGTGAAAAATTCAAACATAGTCATGGAAGTAATAATGACCATAACTTGCAGTTTTATTCTATAGTAGTGTAGTACTATATATCGTACTAAATAAATgattatcacaaacaaaagaagatTACTGAAGAAAAACAACTGGATATTCTATACTATTGAACAGCATTGATTACTTTGTGACTTGGGAACTAATCTTACTTTTACTTAATGATATCTCAAATTATGCTAACTAAAGTCCAGAACTTGTCTGTTGTTCTATGAAGAGTGCCTACTTCTGGCTAAGAACAAGAAACAGGAAGACCAGAAAGAGAAAGACAACTTTGCACAATGTCCACATGTCTGGGATCATACTTACAAAAGATTTCTCGCCCCTTGTTTCTGGCTAAATTATGTTGTAGAGATTAGTTCTAGTCTCATGTGTTCCTCGAGTGTATATAATTGACTCGTGTTTGTTTATAGGTCTGTGAACCTCTAGGCTTCCAATTTCTTGCATTAAGAATCGAAAGTCCTCTTCAATTGAGCTATTTCagtaaataaaacaaagtaatgATGACATAGGATTTTAATAAGTCCAGGCAGGGAAAGTTATGTGATTTAGTTCTGGCTCTTCAATTATGTGCTTATCAGACTGATCTAACTTAGAAGTTAAAATATTCATGACGATGCTTGTGCCAGTTCATGATGACCTGGCATTGGATTAGCAGATGTATCCAAATACAATGCTGCATTAGAGTATGGAAAGTGATTATTGTGCATGCAGGATTATGAAATTACTGATGTATCAAGAGATGTCTGTGTCTAAGCTGCATCCTGATTAGGTTTTCCTGTTGATCTTATTTGACACGGTAGTACACATTGTACAGACAGAAGGGTTTAACTAACTGATATTGTTGGGAGAAAAGAAGGGTCGTTAAATCAACTGACCATGACTGCTGGACATGATCATCTAATTTAACTCGTCTTTTATACTTTTACAATTTTGCATGCCTTGTCTGCAGGTCATGCGGAGACCTCTTAACATTTTCTGCTAATGTAAAGATAGTGAGTATGTCGAGTTATATTCTTACTTTCTTTCTTGAAAAATCTGTagagatatgtatatataatgagcataggatttttttttcttttctgactgTATCCCCGGACTCTCTGGATTTATAGATTGACATTTGAATCAAGGTGGTTGTGTTACTTTAGAAATCTGTGTCCTTTACCGTAATTAGTTCTTTAACTTTCTTTCCTTTGATACCCTTGTCATTTGCTTCTTTCAGACTTGCCAATGGCTCTGATAATCTGAAATATGTAAATCCAGCTCTTAGTTATTTTCTTTTACCATTTAGTAGAGGTCCTGCAATGATTTGATAATCTTAAGCTACATGATTTCTGGGCTTGGATGTTGCCCTTATGTCTTACTTTAAGGTTTGAATACTGACTATAAATACTTATGCCATGTTCTTTCATGACTATCGAGACTGGCATTCTCCGAGCCATCAAATGGAAGTGGCATACGTATCTTTAAAAATTGGTGGGTAATGCTTCTAATCTAATGCTCCCGAAAGGGTTGAAAAAACTTGACGCGTTAGTTTGCTCGGTTGGAGTGATGGTGATGGTGCATGGAGATGACAGACGGTTGGTAATGCCACCTAAAGTGGCAACTCTGCAGGCTATTGTGATTCCAGTGATTTCTAGGAATGCTGATGCAGAAGCCATATTGGAGGCCTGCCGGAAAACTTTAGACACCTTGAAAAAAGCCGGTTTTCGTGTCAAGGCAGATTTGAGTAGAAACCCTACACCTGGTCAGAAGTATTGGCATTGGGAGATGAAGGGTGTTCCTCTGAGGATTGAAATAGGACAGAAATCAAGTGCGGTTTGTTCGTCGGGACAAGTCCGAAAAAGTGGACATTCCTCTGAACAATGATTTGGTTGAGCGAGTAAAGGAGACGTTGGATAGAATTCAGCAAAACATGTTTGATGTTGCAAGGGAAAAACGAGATGCTTGTATCCAAGTTGCAAGGACATGGGAGGAATTTACGGAAGCTctaaagcaaaagaaaatgatCTTGGCTCCTTGGTGTGACGAAAAGGATGTGAAAAAACGAACCAAGGATGAAGGTGAAATGGGAGCAGCTAAGTCGCTCTGCACCCCATTTGGGCAGCCTGAACTTGCTGAAGGGACACTTTGCTTTGCCTCTGGAAAGCCAGCAAGGAAGTGGACCTATTGGGGAAGGACTTACTAGAAGATACGGAGGGTTGAAAAACCTAGCTAGATACTTATTTGTATTTTTTCCATGTAATTTCTATTATTTTCGCACATTGAAGGGTTGAAAAACTAAACACGGTTAGTTTGTTTCGTTTTTGGAATCTTGATGAATTCCGAAGTTCCTTTTGTTGATGAAAAATGTTTGCTATATATAACGAAACCGGTGACGGAATAGAAACTGAGATTCCCTTTTCGGAAAATATATACTGAGATTCATCTCTATAGGAGTTGGGAGAAACTGAGATCAAATAGGGGAAGAACCAAGCTGTATGATCATCGATCCGTGCATACAACCAAGCTGGTATGAAACTGAAAAGCTGGAATGAAGGGTttggttggagtttagggttgAGATATGAAGATTTTTATAGACTAGATTGTCTCAGTTTTCTTGAGATAATTTATCGAACACTTTAATAAACTATTTtgataattttattttcatttgctCGTATGTCTGTCTCTTCATAGGTATTGTAACAAACAATCGTTATTGTACCATTAGAGAAGAACAAAAATACATAGAGCTACTCAAGCGAGGGCGATAATGAGAGGCTTCAGCTAACAAACCATTCCccttgttccttttttttcaaaaatcttCCATGAGAGACTTTTGCCTACAAATATATT
It encodes:
- the LOC112203065 gene encoding proline--tRNA ligase, cytoplasmic, producing the protein MVMVHGDDRRLVMPPKVATLQAIVIPVISRNADAEAILEACRKTLDTLKKAGFRVKADLSRNPTPGQKYWHWEMKGVPLRIEIGQKSSAETLDRIQQNMFDVAREKRDACIQVARTWEEFTEALKQKKMILAPWCDEKDVKKRTKDEGEMGAAKSLCTPFGQPELAEGTLCFASGKPARKWTYWGRTY